In Heliangelus exortis chromosome 18, bHelExo1.hap1, whole genome shotgun sequence, a single genomic region encodes these proteins:
- the RASSF10 gene encoding ras association domain-containing protein 10 — translation MEPEERKISVWICQEEKLISGLSRRTTCSDVVRVLLEDSHHRRQRPALPEPGGGMLSGPPQSYCIVEKWRGFERILPNKTKILRLWVAWGDEQENVRFVLVRSEASLPSAGPRSAEARVVLSKERPGHGLGAARASLALTQERQRRVVRKAFRKLAKINKKRQQPLAREASAAERMETLVHLVLSQDHTIRQQIQRLRELDREIDRYEAKIHLDRMKRHGVNYVQDTYLVGAAGGEPEPGREPGGAGQPAAGRPEEDYARKCEEVLQLQEQRAQQEELLEHLAAEIQEELNERWMKRRREELELAAGPGLSDTDCDTTELSGGGGGEGELQLEHERVKTQLSTSLYIGLKLSTDLEAVKTDLDFTQRAWEDKERELQRLLETLGTLDVAEAPAEPRGAGGGERPPAAGGSAAGWVEQARALRKDRADNDEDSDTGLSSMHSQDSDSVPVCESLV, via the coding sequence ATGGAGCCTGAGGAGCGGAAGATCTCAGTGTGGATCTGCCAGGAGGAGAAGCTGATCTCCGGGCTCTCCCGGCGGACCACCTGCTCGGACGTAGTGCgggtgctgctggaggacagCCACCACCGGCGGCAGCGGCCGGCGCTGCCCGAGCCCGGCGGCGGGATGCTGTCGGGGCCGCCGCAGTCCTACTGCATCGTGGAGAAGTGGCGCGGCTTCGAGCGGATCCTGCCCAACAAGACGAAGATCCTGCGGCTCTGGGTGGCGTGGGGGGACGAGCAGGAGAACGTGCGCTTCGTGCTAGTGCGCAGCGAGGCTTCACTGCCCAGCGCGGGGCCGCGCAGCGCCGAAGCGCGGGTGGTGCTCAGCAAGGAGCGCCCCGGCCACGGCCTGGGGGCGGCCCGCGCCAGCCTGGCGCTCACGCAGGAGCGGCAGCGGCGGGTGGTGAGGAAAGCGTTCCGCAAGCTGGCCAAGATCAACAAGAAGCGACAGCAGCCGCTGGCTCGGGAGGCCTCGGCGGCGGAGAGGATGGAGACGCTGGTGCACCTGGTGCTCTCGCAGGACCACACCATCCGGCAACAGATCCAGCGGCTGCGCGAGCTGGACCGGGAGATCGACAGGTACGAGGCCAAGATCCACCTGGACCGCATGAAGCGGCACGGCGTCAACTACGTGCAGGACACCTACTTGGTGGGAGCCGCTGGCGGGGAGCCGGAGCCGGGCCGGGAGCCGGGCGGAGCGGGCCAGCCCGCCGCCGGCCGTCCCGAGGAGGACTACGCCAGGAAGTGCGaggaggtgctgcagctgcaggagcagcgggcgcagcaggaggagctgctggagcaccTGGCCGCCGAGATCCAGGAGGAGCTCAACGAGCGCTGGATGAAGCGGCGACGGGAGGAGCTGGAGCTAGCGGCGGGGCCCGGGCTGTCCGACACGGACTGCGACACCACGGAGCtgagcggcggcggcggcggagagggtgagctgcagctggagcatgAACGGGTGAAGACCcagctgagcaccagcctctACATCGGCCTCAAGCTGAGCACGGACCTGGAGGCCGTCAAAACCGACCTGGACTTCACGCAGCGGGCATGGGAGGACAAGGAGCGGGAGCTGCAGCGGCTGCTGGAGACGCTGGGCACCCTAGACGTGGCGGAGGCGCCGGCGGAGCCGCGCGGAGCAGGGGGCGGGGAGCGGCCGCCAGCGGCGGGGGGCAGCGCGGCCGGCTGGGTGGAGCAGGCGCGGGCGCTGCGCAAGGACCGCGCCGACAACGACGAGGACTCGGACACGGGGCTGAGCTCTATGCACAGCCAGGACTCGGACTCGGTGCCCGTCTGCGAATCCCTCGTCTAG